In Jejubacter calystegiae, the following are encoded in one genomic region:
- a CDS encoding IS110 family transposase — protein sequence MQVSTLGIDLAKSVFQLHGVDHNGNTVLRKRLSRARFVQFVINLPPCLIGMEACSSSHHFGRLFREHGHQVKLIPPQYVKPYVKTNKTDAADAEAICEAVTRPNMRFVEIKTVEQQAVLTLHIERSLLIRERTAVINSLRAMLAEFGFVIPGGRRQVHQCASDILGDDENGLSPLVRSSAARQLAHIRELDNQLSQVEKELTAWFRSRPDCQRVAQVPGVGLLTATYVVASVGNVQQFGSAKQFAACVGLTPREHSSGGHQKWGTSANGGTAIFASFWFTGRERWQPGFSEPVREPPWLLALMQRKPHNVAVTAQANKTTRILWAMLRRGTEYHPATPA from the coding sequence ATGCAAGTATCAACTCTCGGTATTGACCTGGCAAAAAGTGTTTTCCAGCTTCACGGCGTTGATCACAACGGGAATACCGTTTTGCGTAAGCGTCTGTCACGTGCCCGGTTTGTTCAGTTTGTTATCAACCTGCCGCCCTGCCTTATCGGGATGGAGGCGTGTTCATCCAGCCATCACTTCGGGCGGCTGTTCAGGGAGCACGGTCATCAGGTGAAACTGATTCCACCTCAGTATGTAAAACCCTACGTCAAAACGAACAAGACAGATGCGGCAGATGCAGAAGCCATCTGCGAGGCTGTCACCCGGCCAAACATGCGTTTCGTTGAAATAAAAACGGTAGAGCAGCAGGCGGTACTGACACTGCATATCGAACGGAGTCTGCTTATCCGGGAGCGAACCGCCGTGATTAACAGCCTGCGGGCGATGCTGGCTGAATTTGGGTTTGTCATTCCGGGGGGGCGTCGGCAGGTTCATCAGTGCGCGTCCGATATCCTGGGTGATGATGAAAACGGGCTTTCACCTCTGGTCCGGTCCAGCGCCGCCCGCCAGCTGGCGCATATCCGGGAGCTGGACAACCAGCTGTCGCAGGTGGAAAAAGAGCTCACGGCATGGTTCAGAAGCCGCCCGGATTGTCAGCGTGTGGCGCAGGTGCCGGGCGTGGGTCTGCTGACAGCCACTTATGTTGTGGCCTCTGTCGGAAACGTACAGCAGTTCGGCTCGGCAAAACAGTTTGCCGCCTGCGTGGGGCTGACTCCCCGGGAGCATTCCAGCGGAGGTCACCAGAAATGGGGCACATCAGCAAACGGGGGGACAGCTATTTTCGCTTCCTTCTGGTTCACGGGGCGAGAGCGGTGGCAGCCTGGATTCAGCGAACCGGTCAGGGAACCCCCATGGCTGCTGGCGCTGATGCAGCGCAAACCTCACAACGTGGCAGTCACCGCACAGGCCAATAAAACCACCCGGATACTGTGGGCGATGCTGAGGCGCGGAACAGAATACCACCCCGCAACGCCAGCCTGA